A window of Natrinema salifodinae contains these coding sequences:
- a CDS encoding DUF7090 family protein encodes MDYRLEIDGTPETVPGGTGVLLLHPSTGETDRIDTDFLKADTDNFLVVSTRTTAREVRQKLEHYDVDEDRAEILDTLSIERGYSRRSSDTVHYVAAPDDVDGIVNHIDGFLDDHDGKLRISFDSVTELAYYAGDDQALETVERILELLEEYDAVGLFHLSEEPHDAATVDEFRALFDGIIDLDEDGSVDAEF; translated from the coding sequence ATGGACTACAGGCTCGAAATCGACGGGACCCCGGAGACGGTACCCGGCGGGACCGGCGTTCTCCTCCTCCATCCGAGCACCGGTGAGACGGACCGCATCGACACCGATTTCCTCAAAGCCGACACCGACAACTTCCTCGTCGTCTCCACGCGAACCACCGCCCGCGAAGTCAGACAAAAACTCGAGCACTACGACGTCGATGAGGACCGCGCGGAAATTCTCGACACGCTGAGCATCGAACGGGGCTACTCCCGGCGCTCCTCCGACACCGTCCACTACGTCGCCGCTCCCGACGACGTCGACGGGATCGTCAACCACATCGATGGCTTCCTCGACGACCACGACGGCAAACTCCGCATCAGTTTCGACTCCGTAACCGAACTCGCCTACTACGCCGGCGACGACCAGGCGCTCGAAACGGTCGAGCGCATTCTCGAACTGCTCGAGGAGTACGACGCAGTCGGCCTCTTCCACCTCTCGGAGGAACCCCACGACGCGGCCACCGTCGACGAATTCCGCGCGCTGTTCGACGGCATCATCGACCTCGACGAGGACGGCAGCGTCGACGCCGAGTTCTGA
- a CDS encoding DUF2073 domain-containing protein encodes MPKATNADDSDPSDGVQIDLISGERMDGMATMEKIRMILDGVHDGNIVILEEGLTPDEESRLIEVTMSEISPNEFNGIEIETYPKSETSDSSLLGRIMGNDTSEAKLTVIGPANQIETLHKDETLISALVSRN; translated from the coding sequence ATGCCGAAAGCAACAAACGCAGACGATTCGGACCCGTCCGACGGCGTACAGATCGACCTGATCAGCGGCGAACGAATGGATGGGATGGCGACGATGGAGAAGATCAGGATGATTTTGGACGGCGTCCACGATGGTAACATCGTCATCTTAGAAGAGGGGTTAACTCCCGACGAGGAGAGCCGGCTCATCGAAGTGACGATGTCCGAGATCAGCCCCAACGAGTTCAACGGGATCGAGATCGAGACCTATCCCAAGTCCGAAACGAGCGACTCGTCGCTGCTCGGTCGCATTATGGGCAACGACACGTCAGAAGCGAAGCTGACGGTCATCGGGCCGGCTAATCAGATCGAGACGCTCCATAAGGACGAAACGCTCATCAGCGCGCTCGTGTCCCGCAACTAA
- a CDS encoding class I SAM-dependent methyltransferase → MSVREEFDDWATSGRDKGMEERHWHTAKHALARMPVEPGDVVLDLGCGSGYAGRALCDTKGAGRVYGLDGSPEMARNAADYTDDGDVGYVVGDFDDLPFADDSIDHIWSMEAFYYAADPHRTLAEVARVLRPGGTFYCAVNYYEENVHSHEWQEFISVEMTRWDREQYRQAFRDAGLHVAEQDNIPDREITIPSEAEFPTEDWDTREEMVERYREFGTLVTVGVAP, encoded by the coding sequence ATGAGCGTCCGAGAGGAGTTCGACGACTGGGCAACGAGCGGCCGCGACAAGGGAATGGAAGAGCGCCACTGGCACACCGCCAAACACGCGCTCGCGCGGATGCCCGTCGAACCCGGCGACGTCGTCCTCGATCTGGGCTGCGGGAGCGGCTACGCTGGCCGCGCGCTCTGCGATACCAAGGGAGCAGGCCGGGTGTACGGCCTCGACGGCTCGCCCGAGATGGCCCGCAACGCGGCGGACTACACGGACGACGGCGACGTCGGCTACGTCGTCGGCGACTTCGACGACCTCCCCTTCGCCGACGATTCGATCGACCACATCTGGTCGATGGAAGCCTTCTATTACGCCGCCGATCCCCACCGCACGCTCGCGGAGGTCGCCCGCGTGCTCCGGCCAGGCGGTACCTTCTACTGCGCCGTCAACTACTACGAGGAAAACGTCCACTCCCACGAGTGGCAGGAGTTCATCTCCGTCGAGATGACCCGCTGGGACCGCGAGCAGTATCGCCAGGCGTTCCGCGACGCGGGACTGCACGTCGCCGAGCAGGACAATATCCCGGACCGCGAGATCACGATTCCGAGCGAGGCCGAGTTCCCGACGGAGGACTGGGACACCCGCGAGGAGATGGTCGAACGCTACCGCGAGTTCGGTACGCTGGTGACCGTCGGCGTAGCGCCGTAA
- a CDS encoding DUF7089 family protein — protein sequence MFEARALSDQVEAVRETHAPDAQVFDCDRDFETLPPAQAEDLGLVVDALEPASYPATWLPEDAPQLLAHYASSDLTIGMPGDGSVVWTRQTEPPVVLVKPRVQGSPESFVDFLLAEAVVQLGLDVPEHFIGFFEETYRDLDDAVPLDPNATYQVAAALYDGWVGLQTRELFADWDDDHPELADAWQDAGTQLEDRVAGLPRAVARGDTDFADATELACAAIKHAIELPAPFAALDTEAYRDHGPEYAIRWAEKTFESIEE from the coding sequence ATGTTCGAGGCCCGTGCGCTCTCGGACCAGGTCGAGGCCGTCCGCGAGACCCACGCGCCCGACGCGCAGGTCTTCGACTGCGATCGCGACTTCGAGACGCTCCCGCCGGCACAGGCCGAGGACCTCGGCCTGGTCGTCGACGCGCTCGAGCCCGCGAGCTATCCCGCGACCTGGCTCCCCGAAGACGCCCCCCAACTGCTCGCTCACTACGCGAGTTCGGACCTCACGATCGGGATGCCTGGCGACGGGAGCGTCGTCTGGACCCGCCAGACCGAGCCGCCGGTCGTCCTGGTGAAGCCGCGGGTGCAGGGCTCCCCGGAGTCGTTCGTCGACTTCCTGCTCGCCGAGGCGGTCGTCCAGCTCGGACTCGACGTCCCGGAACACTTCATCGGCTTCTTCGAGGAGACCTATCGCGATCTCGACGACGCGGTCCCGCTCGATCCCAACGCCACCTATCAGGTCGCGGCGGCGCTGTACGACGGTTGGGTCGGACTCCAGACCCGCGAACTCTTCGCCGACTGGGACGATGACCACCCCGAACTCGCCGACGCCTGGCAGGACGCGGGGACGCAGCTCGAAGACCGCGTCGCCGGCTTGCCGCGGGCGGTCGCCCGCGGAGACACCGACTTCGCGGACGCGACGGAATTGGCCTGTGCCGCGATCAAACACGCGATCGAGCTCCCGGCTCCCTTCGCTGCACTCGATACGGAGGCCTACCGCGACCACGGGCCCGAGTATGCGATCCGCTGGGCTGAGAAGACGTTCGAATCGATCGAAGAGTAA
- a CDS encoding DUF1684 domain-containing protein — translation MSDTDSIDVDSWRAELESKRAEKDEFFADHPQSPIPPEDRDDFDGLEYFDPDSDYRVTATATVHDDPEVVLVDTTAGREMRYLRTATLEFELDRDDEDLADGTFELAAYQQESPNEQPLFVPFRDKTTGQQTYDGGRYMELAPEDELADGDEIVVDFNLAYTPFCAYSETFDCPLPPEENWLEVAIPAGERHE, via the coding sequence ATGAGCGATACCGACTCCATCGACGTCGATAGCTGGCGCGCGGAACTCGAGTCGAAACGCGCCGAGAAAGACGAGTTCTTCGCCGATCACCCGCAGTCGCCGATCCCGCCGGAGGACCGCGACGACTTCGACGGCCTCGAGTACTTCGACCCCGATTCGGACTACCGAGTAACCGCGACCGCGACGGTCCACGACGACCCCGAAGTCGTGCTGGTAGACACCACCGCGGGCCGGGAGATGCGCTACCTCCGAACTGCGACCCTCGAATTCGAACTCGACCGCGACGACGAGGACCTGGCGGACGGCACGTTCGAACTGGCGGCCTACCAGCAGGAGAGCCCGAACGAGCAGCCGCTGTTCGTCCCCTTCCGGGACAAGACGACCGGCCAGCAGACCTACGATGGCGGTCGGTACATGGAACTCGCACCGGAGGACGAACTCGCGGACGGCGACGAAATCGTCGTCGACTTCAACCTGGCGTACACCCCCTTCTGCGCCTACAGCGAAACCTTCGACTGTCCGCTCCCGCCGGAAGAGAACTGGCTCGAAGTCGCGATTCCGGCCGGCGAACGGCACGAGTGA
- a CDS encoding Era-like GTP-binding protein, giving the protein MGLFTELKDSISRVTDRLFSEQEPKRIGIYGPPNAGKTTLANRIARDWTGDAVGAESHIPHETRRARRKENVEIERDGKSVTIDIVDTPGVTTKVDYEEFTDDLEEEDAIRRSREATEGVAEAMHWLREDVDGVIYVLDSAEDPITQVNTMLIGIIESRNLPVLIFANKIDLDESSVKRIEDAFPQHKTVALSAKEGDNMDEVYDSIADYFG; this is encoded by the coding sequence ATGGGACTGTTCACAGAACTCAAAGATAGTATCTCTCGGGTTACGGATCGCCTGTTTTCGGAACAGGAACCCAAACGAATCGGTATCTACGGTCCGCCGAACGCCGGCAAGACGACGCTCGCGAATCGGATCGCACGCGATTGGACTGGTGACGCCGTCGGCGCGGAGAGTCACATTCCACACGAAACGCGTCGCGCACGCAGGAAAGAAAACGTCGAGATCGAACGCGACGGGAAGTCGGTGACCATCGATATCGTCGACACGCCTGGCGTGACGACGAAGGTCGACTACGAGGAGTTTACTGACGATTTGGAGGAAGAAGACGCGATTCGTCGCTCCCGCGAGGCGACCGAAGGCGTCGCCGAGGCAATGCACTGGCTGCGCGAGGACGTCGACGGCGTCATCTACGTCTTGGACAGCGCCGAGGATCCGATCACGCAGGTCAACACGATGCTGATCGGCATCATCGAGTCTCGAAATCTCCCGGTTCTCATCTTCGCGAACAAGATCGACCTCGATGAATCGAGCGTGAAGCGGATCGAGGATGCCTTCCCGCAGCACAAGACCGTCGCCCTGTCGGCGAAGGAAGGCGACAACATGGACGAAGTGTACGACTCGATCGCGGACTACTTCGGGTGA
- a CDS encoding OapC/ArvC family zinc-ribbon domain-containing protein — MPHQCTNCGRTFADGSKEMLSGCPDCGGNKFQFAPSATTGDSFDGTGGSGSTDTGTAVDSSSDTDTANSDGVASRAAETVRDWVSTGSSDSSTASSDPADQETFEPERRSEPGSASERADRVETDGATATQSNANAQSTTAWPATASPSPDPASDEESDGEFAEWPETARRPEERSDATDATVTSEPPVEPDNDDAPDRTASPAADRDQSQTRATLADDENAAQADARTEVVTRDDLPPAADPDGDGPPGDAQPPGEGRVVSEPSGEQPSIEELREELNEQFESIRIVQPGQYELNLMELYNREEYIVSLQEDGRYVIDVPDSWRDGDDE; from the coding sequence ATGCCACACCAGTGTACGAACTGCGGCCGGACGTTCGCTGACGGCTCCAAGGAGATGCTGTCGGGCTGTCCCGACTGCGGAGGGAACAAGTTCCAGTTCGCGCCGTCCGCGACGACCGGCGACTCGTTCGATGGGACCGGTGGCTCGGGATCGACCGACACTGGCACCGCCGTTGATTCCAGCAGCGACACCGACACCGCTAACTCGGACGGTGTCGCCTCGCGAGCCGCGGAGACCGTCCGCGACTGGGTCTCGACCGGTTCTTCGGACTCGTCGACCGCATCGAGCGACCCGGCGGACCAGGAGACGTTCGAACCCGAGCGCCGTTCCGAGCCCGGATCCGCATCCGAGCGTGCCGATCGAGTCGAAACCGACGGGGCGACAGCTACGCAGTCGAACGCGAACGCGCAGTCGACCACGGCCTGGCCCGCGACCGCCAGCCCCAGTCCCGACCCCGCGTCCGACGAGGAGTCGGACGGCGAGTTCGCCGAGTGGCCCGAGACAGCGCGCCGGCCCGAAGAGCGGTCCGATGCGACTGATGCGACTGTAACGAGCGAGCCGCCCGTCGAGCCGGACAACGACGACGCGCCGGACCGGACGGCCAGCCCGGCGGCCGACCGCGACCAGTCACAGACTCGGGCGACGCTCGCGGACGACGAGAACGCGGCCCAGGCCGATGCGCGGACCGAAGTCGTCACCAGGGACGACCTCCCGCCCGCCGCCGATCCCGATGGCGACGGCCCGCCTGGCGACGCGCAGCCACCGGGGGAGGGCCGCGTCGTCAGCGAACCCAGCGGCGAGCAGCCGTCGATCGAAGAGCTCCGGGAGGAACTCAACGAACAGTTCGAGAGCATCAGGATCGTCCAGCCCGGGCAGTACGAACTCAACTTGATGGAACTCTACAACCGCGAGGAGTACATCGTCTCGCTGCAGGAGGACGGCCGGTACGTCATCGACGTTCCGGATTCCTGGCGCGACGGCGACGACGAGTAA